The Macrobrachium nipponense isolate FS-2020 chromosome 1, ASM1510439v2, whole genome shotgun sequence genome includes a window with the following:
- the LOC135219864 gene encoding uncharacterized protein LOC135219864 yields the protein MHNSQGSQENAKYRERGIGQLKRRFQVLHGEIRVDPQKAAKIIMACGIMHNICKERNIPIEDENEDEEDVDDHNHDEVFQPAQGEPVPDGVLFRENILRNHFMIEG from the exons ATGCACAACTCACAG GGCTCACAAGAAAACGCGAAGTATCGTGAAAGAGGGATAGGTCAGCTAAAACGAAGATTTCAGGTTCTCCATGGCGAAATAAGAGTCGACCCACAAAAGGCAGCTAAGATCATCATGGCATGTGGCATCATGCATAATATATGCAAAGAACGGAACATCCCAATCgaagatgaaaatgaagatgaagaggatGTTGATGACCATAATCATGATGAAGTGTTCCAGCCTGCGCAAGGAGAACCAGTTCCAGATGGTGTACTTTTCAGGGAAAATATTCTCCGCAACCACTTCAT